DNA sequence from the Leuconostoc lactis genome:
AAAAAACTGGAGACAAAACATGGCAAAAGATATCGGCATTGACTTGGGAACAGCCAATGTTCTCATTTATGTAGAAGGTAAGGGTATCGTTTTGAACGAACCTTCTGTTGTAGCAGTTGATGACAAAACAGATCGTGTATTAGCAGTGGGTTCTGAAGCTTACCGGATGGTTGGCCGTACACCTGGCAATATTCGGGCCGTACGTCCCTTGAAAGATGGGGTTATTTCAGACTTTGACGTAACCGAAGCCATGTTGACGTACTTTGTGAATAAGTTGAATGTTAAGGGCTTCATGTCAAAGCCTAACATTATGATTTGCGCCCCAACAAACATCACTGAAATCGAACGTAAGGCGATCATTCAAGCTGCAGAAAAAGCAGGTGGCGCCAAGGTTTATCTGGAATATGAACCAAAGGTTGCAGCTGTTGGTGCCGGATTGGATATCTTTAAGCCAGTTGGGTCAATGGTCATTGACATGGGTGGTGGAACCTCAGATATTGCGGTGCTATCACTTGGTGATATTGTGGTATCTGAATCAATTCGGGTGGCCGGTGACAAAATGAACTTTGACATTGTAGGTTACCTTAAGCGCCATCATAATTTGATTGTTGGTGAACGCACAGCGGAAACAATCAAAATTCAAATTGGTTCAGCCTTGCCGGTCGATGAACCATTGACGATGGAAGTACGTGGTCGTGATAATTTTGAAGGGATGCCAAAAACGGTTACGATTAATTCGAACGAAGTCGAAGAAGCACTTCATGACACGTTGCAACAAATTGTTCGTGCGACGCATTCTGTTTTGGCTAAGCTACCACCTGAATTAGCAGCTGATATTATTGATCGTGGTATCATGTTGACGGGTGGTGGTGCTTTGTTACACGGCATGGATCAACTATTATCTGATGCGCTAGAAGTACCGGTTGTTGTGTCTGATTCACCACTAGACAATGTGGCTAAGGGCGCTGGGGCATTGCTTGAACACATGAAATCAGGGCGTAAAGGATTGTAATATGCGGAAGAAAAATCAAAATTTTGGTGTTGAGCTTGTGGTTGTCGAGAACCAAACGCAAGTCTTGATCGACAAGAAACAGATTGGTTACGTTGCACCTGCAGACCGTGGTTTTGTTGGTTATTTTGGGCAGCAAGCAGTGATTAACCAAGCGAAAACACAAGATGAAGCAATTGAAGCTATTTTAGCAAGTTTTAACTTATATCAATAAAATAATCAGAAAAACCCTTATCATTAAGACATGATAAGGGTTTGTACATAAAACGAGGTAACATCAACATGCAACGACCTTCACGACAAATGAGTAATCGTACGTCCGGTTCAGAATTGGATTGGGGCATTATTTTAATTCTTTTGCTATTTATGATTATTGGTCTGAGTTCGATTTTCGAAGCAGCACTCAACTCACAGTATGGCACGATGCAATCGGCTCTGAGAGCGACAATTGTGCAGGGGGTGTTTTGGATTTTGGGGGCAATTATTATTGCTTTCTTGTTGCGATTTGATGCCTCTCAACTCTGGCGGCTAGCGCCAGTGGCTTACGGCTTAGGCATATTTTTGCTGGTGGCCGTTTTAATTTTTTATAACCGAGGGATGGCGGCAGCGACCGGCGCTAAATCTTGGTTTGTTTTCGGGCCAGTTTCTTTCCAACCGTCCGAAGTGGTGAAACCAGCGTTTATCCTGATGTTGAGTCGGGTAGTAGCCCAACACAATCGTCAATATGAGCATCATGACATCCATTCGGATTGGTTATTGTTAGGTAAGATGGCGTTATGCTTCTTACCAGTCGCCGTTTTGATCGCGATGCAAAATGACTTGGGGACATTGCTTGTATTTATGGCGATTTTTGGTGGGGTTGCCCTTGTGTCAGGTGTGACTTGGCGTATTCTGGGACCCGTTATTGCG
Encoded proteins:
- a CDS encoding rod shape-determining protein, whose product is MAKDIGIDLGTANVLIYVEGKGIVLNEPSVVAVDDKTDRVLAVGSEAYRMVGRTPGNIRAVRPLKDGVISDFDVTEAMLTYFVNKLNVKGFMSKPNIMICAPTNITEIERKAIIQAAEKAGGAKVYLEYEPKVAAVGAGLDIFKPVGSMVIDMGGGTSDIAVLSLGDIVVSESIRVAGDKMNFDIVGYLKRHHNLIVGERTAETIKIQIGSALPVDEPLTMEVRGRDNFEGMPKTVTINSNEVEEALHDTLQQIVRATHSVLAKLPPELAADIIDRGIMLTGGGALLHGMDQLLSDALEVPVVVSDSPLDNVAKGAGALLEHMKSGRKGL
- a CDS encoding FtsW/RodA/SpoVE family cell cycle protein yields the protein MQRPSRQMSNRTSGSELDWGIILILLLFMIIGLSSIFEAALNSQYGTMQSALRATIVQGVFWILGAIIIAFLLRFDASQLWRLAPVAYGLGIFLLVAVLIFYNRGMAAATGAKSWFVFGPVSFQPSEVVKPAFILMLSRVVAQHNRQYEHHDIHSDWLLLGKMALCFLPVAVLIAMQNDLGTLLVFMAIFGGVALVSGVTWRILGPVIAAAAAIGITLLALVTSATGKNILDALGFKLYQFDRIQTWLHPDQDTSSSGYQTYQSLKAIGSGQLTGQGFGHLKVYVPVRESDMIFSVIGESFGFIGGALLIALYFILIYRLIAATFKAQNAFYAYIATGVVMMLLFHVFENIGMNIGLLPLTGIPLPFISQGGSSLLGNLIGIGLILSIGYQQQNATFKESTGFSM
- a CDS encoding DUF2969 family protein, giving the protein MRKKNQNFGVELVVVENQTQVLIDKKQIGYVAPADRGFVGYFGQQAVINQAKTQDEAIEAILASFNLYQ